The genomic stretch CCGAGTAAGGAATCTTGAGCAAAGCCAGAAATTAAATACAGAATATTGGTTATACAACTAGTGTAGTGTCATCTTTCTAGTGCTCTGGATATAGGTACTCTGGTCTGTAATTCAACTGCAAATGAACTGGGGTCAAATTAATTGTAACTATGAGTTCAAATTCAGTATTCCAATTAATAGGTATTTCACTTAATTTGACTGTTGGTGTGAAGAATGCGCTACGATGAAGACACATCAAGTCTGTACTGATGTGTTCACTAAACTGGCGCAACAGCAGTTCTCTTCAAAGTGCAGTGTGCCTGTGCTATACACCACTCTGCTCATAGGGGAGATACAAAGTACTCGAAAATTTGTTATAAATCAGTTACAAATCCTCTTCTCTATTTAAACTTCACAATGTATGTAGGTGAAGTTGTCATCAAGTCTTGCAAATTGTTTCATACACTTCAAGAGAttgtattgacttgaaattgggcATTGACATGTAGTTCgcatgacaatgcaagtataatcaactgattaaattaaatatttacaataattacTTATGTTCAACATGTGTATAGCAGCAAGCAGTATAGAAATTGTAGCTTGTTTCTGGAACAAATAACCAAGATTCTAGTGACACGTGTATGGAGCTGGAAGACTAAAAAAACATCTAATGAAAATTCTCTGTCAGGTCTGTTTGCAATTAACTTGATGTTGATTTTTCAATGAACTTGTTTGTCTTTCAGGGCCCTGTCCGCATGCCAACCAAGATCCTCCGCATCACCACCCGCAAGACGCCCTGCGGTGAAGGTTCCAAGACCTGGGACCGTTTCCAGATGAGGATCCACAAGCGGGTCATTGACCTGCACTCCCCGTCGGAGATCGTCAAGCAGATCACGTCCATCAACATTGAGCCTGGAGTAGAGGTCGAGGTCACAATCGCTGATGCGTAGGCATAACTGCCaataaacttattttactttattattggattttatttttttgtcaaacggACCCTGCTAGCCTCCTAAGACCTaaatatataccaaatttaGATGTCAACTTTTCTTGATTGACATAACATGACACAAGTATGGCCTGTGCCTGTATTAGGGATCatccataaataaaaaatggtcaaaatttgTGTGACACACTTTGTGGATGGCCCCTTAGCTGACCCagaattaatatcaataatgCTGCTCTTGTAAACCCTTTGTTTGAATTGTCAGGACTCAGGACATATGTGTATTTTGTTCATTTTGGGTTGACAATTTAATCAGCaacaaaatttaatgaaatgtcATACTTCAACTACAACCAATATTGTGTCtctaaccctttaccaggccccttagaactagcgtgtcttcatacgtactttatatactgttacaaccgtatttaacgccttgtaaaaaatgtatttacgaaagtcggagatgttcctttaaaccagaaataaaaatgtgggttacggttatcccatcgcctgtctaagtaattaactgtcatactcgattttatcttattatattcttgatcaggcgaagggatatattcctcccacatcttattcttcagggaaagtctttaaaaggagattttacag from Choristoneura fumiferana chromosome 24, NRCan_CFum_1, whole genome shotgun sequence encodes the following:
- the RpS20 gene encoding ribosomal protein S20 produces the protein MAAAVVSGKDIEKPQAEISPIHRIRITLTSRNVRSLEKVCADLINGAKKQKLRVKGPVRMPTKILRITTRKTPCGEGSKTWDRFQMRIHKRVIDLHSPSEIVKQITSINIEPGVEVEVTIADA